From Bordetella flabilis, the proteins below share one genomic window:
- the dapA gene encoding 4-hydroxy-tetrahydrodipicolinate synthase, whose protein sequence is MPATELPSRARLHDARDAAVFRGIWVPLITPFKHGDVDFPALRGLVRHYRDAGVHGLVACGSTGEAAALDAGEQMAVLDAILDEAGGVPVAMGLAGNNLRNTLARTAALGARPLAGLLVSAPGYVRPAQDGLRQWFEAVADAARAPVVLYDIPYRTGATLDLSTLLALAAHPNIVAIKDCGGSLDKTIALIADGRLAVLAGEDMQALTTLCLGGAGAIVASAHIRPDLYVAMFQAAQDGDCRRARQLFHALAPVIRLVYAHPNPGPLKAALAALHGCEGTLRPPMTPPDETVRRALAAAIRRLPSPDK, encoded by the coding sequence ATGCCCGCCACCGAACTTCCGTCCCGCGCGCGTCTGCACGACGCGCGCGATGCCGCCGTCTTTCGCGGTATCTGGGTTCCTCTCATCACCCCCTTCAAGCACGGCGACGTCGATTTTCCGGCCCTGCGCGGGCTGGTGCGCCACTATCGGGACGCCGGCGTGCATGGCCTGGTCGCCTGCGGCAGCACCGGCGAGGCCGCGGCGCTGGACGCGGGCGAGCAGATGGCGGTGCTCGACGCCATCCTGGACGAGGCCGGCGGCGTGCCGGTGGCGATGGGCCTGGCCGGCAACAACCTGCGCAATACCCTGGCGCGCACCGCGGCGCTTGGCGCCCGGCCGCTCGCCGGTCTGCTGGTTTCCGCGCCGGGCTACGTGCGCCCGGCCCAGGACGGCCTGCGGCAATGGTTCGAAGCCGTGGCGGATGCGGCGCGCGCGCCCGTGGTGCTCTACGACATCCCGTATCGCACGGGCGCGACCCTGGACCTGTCGACCCTCCTGGCGCTTGCAGCCCACCCCAACATCGTTGCAATCAAGGATTGCGGCGGCTCCCTGGACAAGACCATTGCGCTGATCGCCGACGGTCGGCTGGCAGTCCTGGCCGGCGAGGATATGCAGGCGCTGACCACCTTGTGCCTGGGCGGCGCGGGGGCCATCGTCGCGTCGGCCCATATACGGCCGGACCTGTACGTCGCCATGTTCCAGGCCGCGCAGGACGGGGATTGCCGGCGCGCACGCCAACTGTTCCATGCGCTGGCGCCCGTCATCCGGCTGGTGTACGCCCATCCCAACCCCGGACCGCTGAAGGCGGCGCTGGCGGCGCTTCATGGTTGCGAGGGCACCCTGCGTCCGCCCATGACACCGCCCGACGAGACGGTCAGGCGGGCACTGGCCGCCGCCATCCGGCGCTTGCCGTCGCCGGACAAGTGA
- the ubiA gene encoding 4-hydroxybenzoate octaprenyltransferase: MSTQHPTGHIDLNDIVFDDWVARWLPRSWGPYARLCRLDRPIGTWLTLLPALAALAQAAAGWPEPWRVLVFSLGALLMRGIGCTINDIFDRDIDKHVERTRYRPLTSGQLTLRQALWFLFAQLAVCASLLLAINPLSRWLALALLPIVVIYPLCKRVTYWPQAVLGVCFNWGMLMAWSDTRNMVPLGAVAVYVGTILWQIGYDTIYAYIDVRDDRRLGLHSTALRFGDAGKRWIAGFYIATVVLWAWGGYAIGMGWPYGLGMVLIALHLAWQLRKLDLGRPELGLGLFRANLWVGVMLVAASVAGGLVG; the protein is encoded by the coding sequence ATGTCCACGCAGCATCCCACGGGCCACATCGACCTGAACGACATCGTCTTCGACGACTGGGTGGCGCGCTGGCTGCCGCGCTCCTGGGGCCCGTACGCGCGCCTGTGCCGCCTGGACCGCCCCATCGGCACCTGGCTGACCCTGCTGCCGGCGCTGGCCGCGCTGGCGCAGGCCGCCGCGGGCTGGCCCGAGCCCTGGCGCGTGCTGGTGTTCTCGCTGGGCGCATTGCTGATGCGCGGCATCGGCTGCACGATCAACGACATCTTCGACCGCGATATCGACAAGCATGTCGAACGTACCCGCTATCGACCGCTGACCAGCGGCCAACTTACCTTGCGGCAGGCGCTGTGGTTTCTGTTCGCGCAATTGGCGGTGTGCGCTTCGCTGCTGCTGGCCATCAATCCGCTGAGCCGATGGCTGGCGTTGGCCCTGCTGCCCATCGTCGTCATCTATCCCCTGTGCAAGCGGGTGACCTACTGGCCCCAGGCGGTGCTGGGTGTGTGCTTCAACTGGGGCATGCTGATGGCGTGGTCGGATACGCGCAACATGGTGCCGCTGGGCGCCGTGGCGGTGTATGTCGGCACCATCCTGTGGCAGATCGGCTACGACACCATCTATGCCTATATCGACGTGCGCGACGACCGGCGTCTGGGCCTGCATTCCACGGCGCTGCGCTTCGGCGATGCGGGCAAGCGCTGGATCGCCGGCTTCTATATCGCGACGGTCGTGCTGTGGGCCTGGGGCGGCTACGCCATCGGCATGGGTTGGCCCTATGGGCTGGGCATGGTGCTGATCGCGCTGCACCTGGCATGGCAACTGCGCAAGCTGGACCTGGGCCGGCCCGAACTGGGCCTGGGACTTTTCCGCGCAAACCTGTGGGTGGGCGTGATGCTGGTTGCGGCGTCCGTGGCGGGCGGACTGGTCGGCTGA
- a CDS encoding PLP-dependent aminotransferase family protein, translated as MDQPFEPECSFSERATLLTSSAIREILKVTERPDVISFAGGLPAPSGFPVEVVRAAFDKVLVSNGRAALQYGPTEGYAPLRAWVAEDLNRNGARVTPDQILIVSGSQQALDLLGKVLIDKDSKVMVETPSYLGALQSFSLYQPRYESVASDEGGLIPEALNESNAQDARFLYALPNFQNPTGRTLDRQRREALVLQAARLRLPVVEDDPYGELRYAGEPQPGLLALGGDCGAHVIRMGSFSKVLAPGLRLGYIAASRRLIDKLVQAKQATDLHTASLTQMAVYEIVKDGFLTQHLPTVRELYRKQCGYMLDALAREFPASVTWTRPEGGMFIWVTLPEGIDTTQLLQQAIEQKVAFVPGQPFYASASAPRNTLRLSFVTVPEDKIRSGVATLGRLIKAQLG; from the coding sequence ATGGACCAGCCCTTCGAACCCGAATGTTCCTTTTCTGAACGTGCCACCCTGCTGACCAGTTCGGCCATCCGCGAAATCCTCAAGGTTACGGAGCGGCCGGACGTCATCTCTTTCGCGGGCGGCCTGCCCGCGCCCAGCGGCTTTCCGGTGGAAGTGGTACGCGCGGCGTTCGACAAGGTATTGGTCTCCAACGGGCGTGCTGCCCTGCAGTACGGTCCGACCGAAGGCTACGCGCCGCTGCGCGCATGGGTCGCAGAAGACCTGAACCGCAACGGCGCCCGCGTCACGCCGGACCAGATCCTGATCGTTTCGGGCTCGCAGCAGGCGCTGGATCTGCTGGGCAAGGTGCTTATCGACAAGGACAGCAAGGTCATGGTCGAAACGCCCAGCTACCTGGGCGCGCTGCAATCCTTCAGCCTGTACCAGCCGCGCTACGAATCCGTTGCCTCCGACGAAGGCGGCCTGATCCCGGAAGCGCTGAACGAATCCAATGCGCAGGACGCCCGCTTCCTGTACGCCCTGCCGAACTTCCAGAACCCCACCGGGCGCACGCTGGACCGGCAGCGCCGCGAGGCCCTGGTCCTCCAGGCGGCGCGGCTGCGCCTGCCGGTGGTCGAAGACGATCCCTACGGCGAACTGCGCTACGCCGGCGAGCCGCAACCGGGCCTGCTGGCGCTGGGCGGCGATTGCGGCGCCCACGTCATCCGCATGGGTTCGTTCTCCAAGGTCCTGGCGCCGGGCTTGCGCCTGGGCTATATCGCCGCGTCGCGTCGGCTGATCGACAAGCTGGTGCAGGCCAAGCAGGCCACCGACCTGCATACCGCGTCCCTGACCCAGATGGCCGTATACGAAATCGTCAAGGATGGCTTCCTGACGCAGCATCTGCCCACCGTCCGCGAGCTCTACCGCAAGCAGTGCGGCTACATGCTGGATGCGCTGGCGCGCGAATTCCCCGCATCGGTCACCTGGACCCGGCCGGAGGGCGGCATGTTCATCTGGGTCACCTTGCCCGAAGGCATCGACACCACGCAGCTTCTGCAGCAGGCCATCGAACAGAAGGTTGCCTTCGTGCCGGGGCAACCCTTCTACGCATCCGCGTCCGCGCCGCGCAATACGTTGCGGCTGAGCTTCGTCACCGTGCCGGAAGACAAGATCCGCAGCGGGGTCGCCACGCTGGGTCGGCTCATCAAGGCGCAACTGGGCTGA
- a CDS encoding DUF1254 domain-containing protein translates to MPLRRRFVMAARERRPPGPRPLTSVLIALLLRLCVMPARPLWLAALCGLAAVGAAAAPPMDTGQARSIASDAYVYAYPLVLMDVARQVQTNVEAADAAMGGGAPVNQFTHMRRPADALLHGHSYPDVETLWSSLWFDVTKEPLLIEIPNAGGRYYTMTLADMWTDVFAAPGTRTVQDGPQVYAIVAPTWQGKLPKPAIALRAPTSVGLLTLRVAYRGMADAGAAQSFQAGLQATPLSRWGRKNAPQAGHFDVAQSRRAPVDQVADMNPQAFFAAFAELAAKYPPHANDYPILQRMARLGLAPGTRFDMSRLPADMRMAVEAGVQRGQASVRSPMQPRPRPGDAWRMPDRRRGAYGTDYALRARAARAALVTPLPEDAIELLASTDSDGRPLDGSFRYEVRFDRGQLPPVDAFWSMTLYNDRRELYDNRIGLYAVGSRHPLVPGLDGTATAYVQYAQPVGELVRNWLPAPQSGRFMLMLRLYQPGEDAVEGMWVPPTIRRIQ, encoded by the coding sequence ATGCCGCTGCGTCGCCGATTCGTCATGGCCGCGCGCGAGCGCCGTCCACCTGGTCCGCGCCCGCTGACGTCCGTGTTGATTGCCCTCTTGCTCCGGCTGTGCGTGATGCCGGCGCGGCCGCTGTGGCTGGCCGCGCTGTGCGGCCTGGCGGCCGTCGGCGCAGCCGCCGCGCCCCCGATGGATACCGGCCAGGCCCGCAGCATCGCCAGTGACGCCTATGTATACGCCTACCCGCTGGTGCTGATGGACGTCGCGCGCCAGGTGCAGACCAATGTCGAGGCCGCCGATGCGGCAATGGGCGGCGGCGCGCCGGTAAACCAGTTCACCCACATGCGAAGGCCGGCCGACGCGCTGCTGCACGGCCATTCCTATCCCGACGTCGAAACCTTGTGGTCATCGCTATGGTTCGACGTAACCAAGGAGCCCCTGCTGATCGAGATTCCAAACGCGGGCGGGCGCTACTACACGATGACCTTGGCCGATATGTGGACCGATGTATTCGCGGCGCCGGGAACCCGTACCGTGCAGGACGGCCCGCAGGTCTATGCGATCGTCGCCCCGACCTGGCAGGGCAAGCTGCCCAAGCCGGCCATCGCCCTGCGCGCGCCCACCAGCGTGGGATTGCTGACCCTGCGCGTCGCCTATCGAGGCATGGCCGACGCCGGGGCCGCCCAGAGCTTCCAGGCCGGCCTGCAGGCCACGCCGCTGTCACGCTGGGGCAGGAAGAACGCTCCGCAGGCCGGCCACTTCGACGTCGCGCAGTCGCGCCGGGCGCCGGTGGACCAGGTCGCGGACATGAATCCACAAGCCTTTTTCGCCGCGTTCGCCGAACTGGCTGCAAAGTATCCGCCCCACGCGAACGACTATCCCATCCTGCAAAGGATGGCCCGGCTGGGGCTGGCGCCCGGCACGCGCTTCGACATGTCGCGGCTGCCGGCCGATATGCGGATGGCGGTGGAGGCTGGGGTGCAGCGTGGACAGGCCAGCGTGCGTTCGCCCATGCAGCCGCGCCCACGCCCCGGCGATGCCTGGCGCATGCCGGACCGGCGACGCGGCGCCTATGGCACCGACTATGCCTTGCGGGCACGCGCGGCGCGCGCGGCCCTGGTGACGCCCTTGCCGGAAGACGCGATCGAACTGCTGGCCAGTACCGATTCCGACGGCCGTCCGCTGGACGGCAGTTTCCGCTACGAAGTGCGGTTCGACCGCGGCCAATTGCCGCCCGTGGACGCGTTCTGGTCCATGACGCTGTATAACGACCGGCGCGAGCTTTACGACAACCGGATCGGCCTGTATGCGGTAGGCAGCCGCCATCCCCTGGTCCCGGGGCTGGACGGCACGGCCACCGCTTATGTGCAGTACGCGCAGCCGGTCGGCGAGCTGGTTCGCAACTGGCTACCCGCGCCACAGAGCGGACGCTTCATGCTTATGCTGCGCTTGTACCAGCCCGGCGAGGACGCGGTGGAAGGAATGTGGGTACCGCCGACGATACGGCGTATCCAGTAG
- a CDS encoding GMC family oxidoreductase, with translation MAARPPAGTAQGHGATARTPTGLAFDYVIVGAGSAGCLLANRLSADPDTRVLLLEAGGPDTWHWIHIPVGYLYCIGNPRTDWCYRTHPDPGLNGRQLGYPRGRVLGGSSSINGMIYMRGQRQDYDGWAAAGNPGWGWDDVLPLFKQTEDHHGGANAWHGEGGEWRVERQRLSWGLLDAFRAAAAQAGIPSVEDFNRGDNEGCDYFDVNQRRGVRWNAARAFLKPVMGRPNLRVITGARVTRLAFEGRRAVGVYFRGEDGAEQLASAEGEVVLAAGAIGSAQLLQVSGIGPGAWLQSRGVPVVHDLPGVGANLQDHLQLRLVYKVTGAKTLNAIAGTLWGKAMMGMQYLFLKRGPLTMAPSQLGAFARSGPEHARANVQYHVQPLSLEKFGDPLHAFPAFTASVCNLRPTSRGHVRIATPDPADHPEILCNYLATEEDRRVAVQSVRLTRRIVAQPALAEYKPEEYRPGPHFDSDEDLARAAGDIGTTIFHPVGTCKMGVDAQAVVDPRLRVHGVAGLRVVDASIMPTITSGNTNSPTIMIAEKGARMILEDRRAGRSAVRGHTEDAYRDVTMVSGSA, from the coding sequence ATGGCAGCAAGGCCGCCGGCCGGGACGGCGCAGGGACACGGCGCCACGGCGCGCACGCCCACCGGGCTGGCGTTCGATTATGTGATCGTGGGTGCGGGATCGGCAGGCTGCCTGCTCGCCAACCGGTTGTCCGCCGATCCCGACACCCGCGTGCTGCTGCTGGAAGCCGGCGGCCCGGATACCTGGCATTGGATCCATATCCCGGTCGGCTACCTGTATTGCATCGGCAATCCGCGCACCGACTGGTGCTATCGCACCCATCCGGACCCGGGCTTGAATGGCCGTCAACTGGGATATCCGCGCGGGCGCGTGCTGGGAGGCAGCTCGTCCATCAACGGCATGATCTATATGCGCGGCCAGCGCCAGGACTATGACGGCTGGGCCGCCGCCGGCAATCCGGGCTGGGGATGGGACGACGTGCTGCCGCTGTTCAAGCAGACGGAGGACCACCACGGGGGCGCCAACGCCTGGCATGGCGAGGGCGGCGAGTGGCGGGTCGAGCGCCAGCGGCTGTCGTGGGGCCTGCTGGACGCCTTCCGCGCCGCGGCCGCCCAGGCCGGGATTCCCTCGGTGGAAGACTTCAACCGCGGGGACAACGAAGGCTGCGATTATTTCGATGTGAACCAGCGCCGCGGCGTGCGCTGGAACGCCGCGCGGGCATTCCTGAAACCGGTAATGGGCCGCCCGAACCTGCGCGTCATCACCGGTGCGCGTGTAACGCGCCTGGCGTTCGAAGGACGCCGTGCCGTGGGCGTTTACTTCCGGGGCGAGGACGGCGCGGAGCAATTGGCGAGCGCCGAGGGGGAAGTCGTCCTGGCGGCGGGCGCGATCGGCTCGGCGCAGCTGCTACAGGTGTCCGGCATCGGCCCGGGCGCCTGGCTGCAATCGCGCGGCGTGCCGGTCGTGCACGATCTGCCCGGCGTCGGCGCCAATCTGCAGGACCACCTGCAACTGCGCCTGGTCTACAAGGTGACCGGCGCCAAGACGCTGAACGCGATCGCCGGGACCTTGTGGGGCAAGGCCATGATGGGCATGCAATACCTTTTCCTCAAGCGCGGCCCCTTGACGATGGCGCCTTCGCAGTTGGGCGCCTTCGCGCGCTCTGGACCGGAGCACGCGCGAGCCAACGTGCAATATCACGTGCAGCCGCTTTCCCTGGAGAAATTCGGCGATCCTCTGCACGCCTTCCCGGCGTTCACGGCATCGGTCTGCAATCTGCGGCCCACCAGCCGCGGCCACGTCCGCATCGCCACGCCCGACCCGGCCGACCATCCCGAGATCCTCTGCAACTACCTGGCCACCGAGGAGGACCGCCGGGTCGCGGTGCAGAGCGTGCGCTTGACGCGGCGCATCGTGGCGCAGCCCGCGCTGGCCGAATACAAGCCGGAAGAATACCGGCCCGGCCCGCATTTCGACAGCGACGAGGACCTGGCGCGTGCCGCCGGCGATATCGGCACGACCATCTTCCATCCGGTGGGAACCTGCAAGATGGGGGTGGACGCGCAAGCGGTGGTAGACCCGCGCCTGCGCGTGCACGGCGTTGCCGGCCTGCGGGTGGTCGACGCGTCCATCATGCCGACGATCACATCGGGCAATACAAATTCGCCCACCATCATGATCGCGGAAAAGGGCGCGCGGATGATCCTGGAGGACCGGCGCGCGGGCCGGTCCGCGGTCCGGGGGCACACGGAAGACGCCTACAGGGACGTCACCATGGTTTCCGGTTCCGCGTAG
- a CDS encoding GAF domain-containing protein, which yields MFSATPSTAANKTDRYAELAAQARALLADEPDRIANAANFSALVFQSLPDLNWAGFYFYDGKELVVGPFQGKPACVRIPLDRGVCGAAARQRQTQVVPDVHAFPGHIACDAASRSEIVVPLVHRDRLVGVWDVDSPLPGRFDEEDRRGMEMLCAVFIESLRG from the coding sequence ATGTTTTCCGCCACGCCTTCCACCGCCGCCAACAAGACCGACCGCTATGCCGAACTGGCGGCGCAGGCCCGCGCCCTGTTGGCGGATGAGCCCGACCGCATTGCCAACGCGGCGAATTTTTCCGCACTGGTATTCCAGTCGCTGCCGGACCTGAACTGGGCCGGCTTCTACTTCTACGACGGCAAGGAGCTGGTGGTCGGCCCCTTCCAGGGCAAGCCCGCCTGCGTGCGTATCCCGCTGGATCGCGGCGTCTGCGGCGCGGCCGCCCGCCAGCGGCAAACCCAGGTCGTGCCCGACGTCCACGCCTTCCCCGGCCATATCGCGTGCGACGCGGCATCGCGCTCGGAAATCGTCGTACCGCTCGTACACCGGGATCGCCTGGTCGGCGTCTGGGACGTCGACAGCCCCCTGCCGGGACGTTTCGACGAAGAAGACCGGCGCGGCATGGAGATGCTGTGCGCGGTTTTCATTGAAAGCCTGCGGGGCTGA
- a CDS encoding NEL-type E3 ubiquitin ligase domain-containing protein: MRISCISALASCVSPSRQVAPPPVLQTNYRDALVAGIRGDVLPRELEQLEALLERLEAHPQGKILMDSMQAYRQWFGKLPEIVLRRDYESPRPPAAGSATDRTIWHLDLRELGACPAFEAIRQLADVYCDLAGTPNMECDVFQAYTFDDDQKLDPLLEKAWEKWISAGKQSVHDRSSVGQYRCIATRRRVIENLRTDLKQMRCYGGLTHADFHHLMKELRWGCQDCLPAAPTAVNLRAASLQTRQCMNFSSSHFPSDMEDIGPYQHKGRIAQGCASSLPPLPQDLEALCLDAYPRPDLSALPPGLKVLRMRQAGLVKLPRLPAGLKILEVAQNALIRLDNLPAGLETLIVSNNPLRDLPEPLPARLRHLAADAAQLARLPALPESLERLSVCRNRLTTLPALPPRLRDLSADENHLAEFPVDVPLTLERAYLVGNDLRRLPPACANLSGCDFYLEGNPIALQDLPRLPPGVPGPRFHVSMQAYAAAPQAAPRPVRMAGNLTEATSAWLLPDMPEAAQRWEAQANPAEAQEFVQFLNRLHYPKNTKESVFETAAFRASVVSLLTELSLPERAELRVDVYALCKDATANCDDRVLWTLGRLRALLLNDDIRLGRYDDRVGDVIELGRQMFSLDVLAQIAREKVRTLTYIDEVEVYLAYAVQLRQALRLTSVVADMLYFKASGVTPADVDNALQTVRHRQRTEFPMFLALDYEPWQTLLRRRDPDRHDAFQASAHEEMERCLEPELRSRLQAVGLDPHDDDARRTVGLAVSRDIRYRVLEPLVAEYLAHHDAAMPRP, from the coding sequence ATGCGTATATCGTGCATAAGCGCCCTGGCGAGCTGCGTCAGCCCTTCACGGCAGGTCGCTCCACCCCCCGTCCTGCAAACGAACTATCGTGACGCGCTGGTCGCCGGGATACGCGGCGACGTCTTGCCGCGGGAGCTGGAACAGCTGGAGGCCCTGCTCGAGCGCCTGGAAGCCCACCCGCAAGGGAAGATCCTGATGGACTCCATGCAGGCTTATCGCCAGTGGTTCGGCAAGCTACCCGAGATCGTCCTGCGGCGGGACTACGAGTCCCCAAGGCCTCCCGCGGCCGGTTCGGCGACGGACCGGACCATCTGGCATCTGGACCTGCGCGAACTCGGCGCCTGCCCCGCTTTCGAGGCCATACGCCAGCTCGCGGACGTCTACTGCGATCTCGCCGGTACGCCCAATATGGAGTGCGATGTATTCCAGGCATACACCTTCGACGACGACCAGAAGCTGGATCCCCTGCTGGAAAAGGCATGGGAAAAATGGATATCCGCCGGCAAGCAGTCCGTCCACGACCGATCCAGCGTAGGGCAATACCGCTGCATCGCGACGCGGCGCCGTGTCATCGAGAACCTGCGCACCGACCTGAAGCAGATGCGGTGCTACGGCGGGCTGACACATGCGGACTTCCACCACCTTATGAAGGAACTGCGGTGGGGGTGCCAGGACTGCCTGCCGGCCGCACCTACGGCGGTCAACCTGCGCGCGGCAAGCCTGCAAACCAGGCAGTGCATGAACTTCAGCAGCAGCCACTTCCCAAGCGACATGGAAGACATCGGTCCCTACCAGCATAAAGGCCGAATCGCCCAGGGTTGTGCCAGCTCGCTGCCGCCACTGCCGCAGGACCTGGAAGCGCTATGCCTGGACGCTTATCCCCGTCCCGACCTGAGCGCGCTCCCGCCCGGCTTGAAGGTCCTGCGTATGCGCCAGGCCGGGCTGGTCAAGCTGCCCCGGCTGCCCGCCGGATTGAAGATACTGGAGGTGGCGCAGAACGCCCTGATCCGCCTGGACAACCTGCCGGCCGGACTGGAAACGCTGATCGTTTCGAACAATCCCCTGCGCGACCTGCCGGAGCCCCTGCCCGCGCGACTCAGGCATCTGGCGGCGGACGCGGCGCAACTGGCGCGTCTGCCCGCATTACCGGAATCGCTGGAGCGGCTATCGGTCTGCCGCAACCGCCTGACGACGCTGCCCGCCCTGCCGCCGCGCCTGCGCGATCTGAGCGCCGATGAAAATCACCTTGCCGAATTCCCCGTGGACGTGCCCCTTACTCTGGAACGCGCCTACCTCGTCGGCAACGACCTGCGCCGGCTGCCGCCCGCCTGCGCGAACCTCTCGGGATGCGATTTCTATCTCGAAGGAAACCCGATTGCGCTGCAGGACCTGCCGCGCCTACCGCCGGGCGTGCCCGGTCCCCGCTTTCACGTTTCGATGCAAGCCTATGCCGCGGCACCGCAGGCCGCGCCGCGCCCCGTCCGCATGGCCGGCAATCTGACCGAGGCCACCTCCGCATGGCTGTTGCCGGACATGCCGGAGGCGGCGCAACGTTGGGAAGCCCAGGCCAATCCCGCCGAGGCGCAGGAATTCGTTCAATTCCTGAACAGGCTGCACTACCCGAAGAACACCAAGGAAAGCGTTTTCGAGACCGCCGCGTTCCGCGCCAGTGTCGTGTCGCTGCTGACCGAACTATCCTTGCCCGAACGCGCAGAGCTGCGCGTCGATGTATACGCCCTATGCAAGGACGCCACCGCGAACTGCGACGATCGCGTATTGTGGACACTGGGGCGGTTGAGGGCCTTGCTGCTGAATGACGACATCCGCCTGGGCCGCTACGACGACCGCGTCGGCGATGTCATAGAGCTGGGCCGACAGATGTTCAGCCTGGATGTGTTGGCGCAGATCGCCCGCGAAAAGGTGCGAACGCTGACCTATATCGATGAGGTCGAGGTCTACCTTGCCTATGCGGTCCAGTTGCGGCAGGCGCTTCGCCTGACCAGCGTCGTGGCGGACATGCTGTACTTCAAGGCTTCCGGCGTCACCCCGGCCGACGTGGACAACGCCTTGCAAACGGTGCGGCACCGCCAGCGGACGGAGTTCCCCATGTTTTTGGCCTTGGACTACGAGCCGTGGCAGACGCTATTGCGGCGGCGCGATCCGGATCGACATGACGCTTTCCAGGCCAGCGCGCACGAGGAAATGGAGCGCTGCCTGGAACCGGAACTGCGGTCCAGGCTACAGGCGGTGGGGCTGGATCCCCATGACGACGACGCCCGGCGCACGGTGGGCCTGGCGGTATCGCGCGACATCCGCTATCGCGTCCTGGAGCCCTTGGTCGCCGAGTACCTGGCGCACCATGACGCCGCGATGCCTCGCCCGTGA